One Denticeps clupeoides unplaced genomic scaffold, fDenClu1.1, whole genome shotgun sequence DNA segment encodes these proteins:
- the LOC114772873 gene encoding LOW QUALITY PROTEIN: integrin alpha-7-like (The sequence of the model RefSeq protein was modified relative to this genomic sequence to represent the inferred CDS: inserted 2 bases in 2 codons) → MGPRHTVRRAASLRSPALGWTCWALLALCVPGSAFNLDTSAPLIKEGEKGSFFGFSLALHQQLTPEARSWILVGAPRARGLGFMSNTHPGALYRCPISPEEYDCTRVDIDGEVNLERENKDNQWLGVTVKSQGIGGKVVACAHLYELRQRVNXPSETRDPIGRCYVLSEDLTERDDLDGGEWKFCEGRPQGHEHFGFCQQGLSASFTADXKFILFGAPGTYNWKGEMRVQLLNLTVLDLGYYDNGPYEVADEKMLDSDLIPVPYHSYLGLMFMASPVEDALVYKSLEPSSRPMYEDVAQNSYLGFSVDSATGLMSRAELTFVAGAPRANHTGAVVLLRKDNVYRLVPQHILWGEELASSFGYSVATTDLNSDGWTDLVVGAPNFFDRKAEIGGAVYVFLNPAGHWDEARPLRLNGTYDSMFGMTVNSVGDLDQDGFGDIAVGAPFDGDGKVFIYRGLSSGLDTKPSQVLDGAAVGVKRFGYSISGGLDVDGNRYPDLAVGSLSDQVVLYRSCPVIHVIRDVTIEPQFIDLEQNNCKGSDGVCVEVKVCYAYTAHPDTYSPRITLSVLFEADTERRQLGLPHRVSFLGRTPYEPEYVRNVEVRLHGQKHPACQNVIFQLQENIRDKLRPISLAVTHTIKHPHHHRNTLRPVLSISMPSTLLSEVNFLREGCGDDKVCQSNLQLSYLFGTRDPNTDLFTPLPLDDDGMPVFSLSDQRSVVLEVTVTNVPSNPMEPQEDGDDAHAAQLLVTLPDTLSYSGFRGQQVVCQANQNGSMAECDLGNPLKRDARLKFYIILSTSSITIETTSLSVEFVMSTISEQPDLAPTMALAKVVIVLPLSVSGLARPHQLFFSGAVMGESAMSSLEEVGSPVEFEFTVTNTGQALATLGSAFLNIMWPHELGNGKWLLYPTGLQSEDLSLSHCMPTSFLNPLKIGSNDQPQSANLKARRRTRSHPEEEGEAMAEGSVERSTPAVAASERRKSLKLDCLLGSAHCLLFQCPLQSVSGTAVLKIKARLWNSTFIEEFSSVSALELLVRANITVKSSIKHLVLRDASAQIPVMIYPEHGLSDQYVIPWWIILVAVLAGILVLALLVCILWKCGFFRRAQYTDKVPQYHAVKIPRQDRPQFQDEKSVILHKKEWATHWSDGAS, encoded by the exons GATCCTGGTGGGGGCACCGCGGGCCAGAGGGCTCGGATTTATGAGCAACACTCACCCCGGCGCCCTGTACCGCTGCCCAATTTCTCCGGAGGAGTATGACTGCACACGAGTAGACATTGATGGAGAGG TGAATCTTGAAAGAGAGAACAAGGACAACCAGTGGCTTGGAGTGACTGTGAAGAGTCAGGGCATTGGAGGGAAAGTAGTG GCCTGTGCACACCTTTACGAGTTGCGCCAGCGCGTAA AGCCGTCAGAGACGCGCGACCCCATTGGACGGTGCTATGTGCTGAGCGAGGACCTGACTGAGCGGGACGACCTGGATGGAGGAGAGTGGAAATTCTGCGAGGGCCGGCCACAAGGCCATGAACATTTTGGGTTCTGCCAGCAGGGTCTCTCGGCCAGCTTCACCGCTG AAAAATTTATCCTGTTTGGGGCACCAGGAACCTACAACTGGAAAg GAGAGATGCGGGTCCAGCTGCTCAACCTGACAGTACTGGACCTGGGTTACTATGACAACGGCCCATATGAGGTGGCTGACGAGAAGATGCTCGATTCAGACCTCATCCCTGTGCCTTACCACAGCTACCTGG GGCTCATGTTCATGGCCAGTCCTGTTGAGGATGCACTGGTCTACAAATCTCTGGAGCCGAGCAGTCGCCCGATGTATGAGGATGTTGCTCAGAATAGCTACCTAG GCTTCTCTGTCGATTCGGCCACGGGTCTGATGAGCAGGGCGGAGCTGACCTTTGTGGCAGGGGCACCGCGGGCCAATCACACCGGGGCGGTGGTGCTACTGCGGAAGGATAACGTTTACCGACTGGTGCCACAGCACATCCTGTGGGGAGAGGAGCTGGCCTCCTCCTTCGGCTACTCCGTGGCCACCACAGACCTTAACAGTGATGG TTGGACAGATCTTGTCGTTGGAGCCCCTAACTTCTTTGATCGTAAGGCGGAGATTGGTGGAGCGGTTTACGTTTTCCTGAACCCTGCAGGACACTGGGATGAAGCCAGGCCCCTTCGGCTCAATGGGACCTACGACTCCATGTTCGGGATGACTGTGAACAGCGTGGGAGACCTGGACCAGGAcgggtttggag ATATCGCTGTGGGAGCCCCGTTTGATGGTGATGGAAAAGTCTTCATCTACAGAGGATTGTCTTCAGGCCTGGACACCAAACCTTCTCAG GTGCTGGATGGGGCAGCAGTGGGGGTGAAGAGATTTGGCTACTCCATCTCAGGTGGGCTGGATGTTGATGGGAACCGATATCCTGACCTGGCAGTGGGGTCCCTCAGTGACCAGGTGGTTCTGTACAG GTCCTGTCCTGTCATTCATGTGATTCGTGACGTGACCATAGAGCCCCAGTTCATTGACCTGGAGCAGAACAACTGCAAAGGAAGCGATGGAGTTTG tgtgGAGGTTAAAGTCTGCTATGCTTACACGGCGCACCCCGACACCTACTCTCCACGAATCA CTTTGAGTGTTCTCTTTGAGGCCGACACAGAACGAAGGCAGCTGGGTCTTCCTCACAGAGTGAGCTTCTTGGGCCGCACACCTTACGAACCAGAGTACGTTCGCAACGTGGAGGTCAGGCTCCATGGCCAGAAACACCCAGCCTGCCAAAATGTCATCTTCCAGCTTCAG GAGAACATACGGGACAAGCTGCGTCCCATTTCCCTGGCTGTTACCCACACCATCAAGCATCCTCACCATCACAGAAACACCCTGCGCCCAGTTCTGAGCATCAGCATGCCCAGCACCCTACTCTCAGAG GTGAATTTCCTAAGAGAAGGTTGTGGCGATGATAAAGTCTGTCAAAGCAACCTTCAGCTGAGCTACCTGTTTGGCACAAGAGATCCCAACACCGACCTTTTTACTCCTCTTCCACT GGATGACGATGGTATGCCAGTGTTCTCCCTGTCTGATCAGAGGTCAGTGGTGTTGGAGGTCACAGTGACCAACGTGCCCTCTAACCCCATGGAGCCCCAGGAGGACGGTGACGACGCCCACGCCGCCCAGCTGCTGGTCACCCTACCTGATACCTTGTCCTACTCCGGCTTCAGAGGGCAGCAG GTGGTGTGTCAGGCCAACCAGAATGGCTCCATGGCAGAGTGTGATCTGGGCAACCCACTCAAGAGAGATGCCAGG CTCAAGTTCTACATCATCTTGAGCACATCTTCCATCACCATTGAAACCACGTCTTTGTCAGTCGAATTTGTAATGTCAAC TATTAGTGAGCAGCCTGATCTTGCCCCCACCATGGCCCTTGCAAAAGTAGTAATAGTGCTCCCCCTGTCTGTCAGTGG cCTGGCCCGGCCGCACCAGCTCTTCTTTAGCGGGGCCGTGATGGGAGAGAGCGCCATGAGCTCACTGGAGGAAGTGGGAAGTCCGGTGGAGTTTGAGTTTACA gtGACCAACACTGGACAAGCTCTAGCCACACTTGGCTCCGCCTTCCTGAACATCATGTGGCCTCACGAGCTGGGCAATGGAAAGTGGCTGCTGTATCCCACTGGGCTGCAGTCTGAAGACCTCAGCCTCAGCCACTGCATGCCCACCTCATTCCTCAACCCTCTGAAGATCGGATCTAATGACCAGCCGCAAAGTGCAAACCTCAAG GCCAGACGGAGAACTCGCTCCCACCCTGAGGAAGAGGGGGAGGCCATGGCCGAGGGCAGCGTGGAGCGAAGCACGCCGGCAGTGGCTGCGTCAGAGAGACGCAAATCCCTCAAACTG GACTGCCTGTTAGGTTCGGCCCACTGCCTGCTGTTCCAGTGTCCTCTGCAGAGCGTCTCCGGGACCGCCGTGCTGAAAATCAAAGCCCGCCTGTGGAACAGTACCTTCATCGAG GAGTTTTCCTCAGTCAGTGCACTTGAGCTGCTGGTCAGAGCCAACATTACAGTGAAGTCCAGCATTAAGCATCTAGTACTGAGAGATGCGTCTGCACAG ATCCCAGTGATGATCTACCCCGAACACGGCCTGTCTGATCAGTATGTGATTCCCTGGTGGATTATTCTGGTTGCTGTCCTGGCCGGCATCCTGGTTTTGGCACTGCTGGTGTGCATATTGTGGAAG TGTGGCTTCTTCCGGAGGGCTCAGTACACAGATAAAGTGCCTCAGTACCACGCGGTGAAGATCCCTCGGCAGGACCGCCCCCAGTTTCAGGACGAGAAGTCGGTCATCCTACACAAGAAGGAGTGGGCCACACACTGGAGCGACGGCGCGTCCTGA
- the LOC114772876 gene encoding pro-FMRFamide-related neuropeptide FF-like, which translates to MDTGLYLTLLGLLLAMAGMGGAIQEDVGVKASQENLMETLEALDNEDLTHSVEGQILSSILHSLLQGAQRYGRNPSVLHQPQRFGRGTWSGAAVDERIQSRDWESVPGQIWSMAVPQRFGRK; encoded by the exons ATGGACACTGGGCTGTATCTGACCTTACTGGGCCTGCTGCTGGCCATGGCTGGCATGGGCGGTGCCATTCAGGAGGATGTGGGTGTAAAGGCCAGCCAGGAGAACCTGATGGAGACACTGGAAGCTCTG GACAATGAGGACCTCACTCACAGTGTGGAAGGCCAAATACTGTCCTCCATCCTTCATTCGCTCCTTCAGGGCGCCCAGCGGTACGGTCGAAACCCATCTGTCCTCCACCAACCACAGAG GTTTGGGCGCGGAACATGGAGTGGCGCAGCAGTGGATGAGAGGATACAGTCTCGGGACTGGGAGAGCGTCCCAGGTCAGATCTGGAGCATGGCCGTGCCACAGAGATTCGGCAGGAAGTGA